Proteins co-encoded in one Salvia splendens isolate huo1 chromosome 4, SspV2, whole genome shotgun sequence genomic window:
- the LOC121798785 gene encoding SKP1-like protein 21 isoform X7 translates to MTEADSEIIKPEMLKAYVWLQTSDGSIQQVEQEVAMYCPFISQEILAGMGSSKNYPISLPSRVNPSMLSLILDYCRFHQVPGRSNKERKSFDEKFVRMDTKRLCELTSAADSLQLKSLVDLTSRALARVIEGKTPEEIREIFHLPDDLTEEEKLEPIKNTMDDPRIRLLNRLYARKRKELKERERLKNVEIEEERGDERSVDDLLSFINGGGEDSKGTRTSKNKKKSRKRKDLKNASSKCTSTSNNTSSLSNDVDVNKKETNELHSESAEDEFDGIDPVLKEKLDREVEDFARRLNSDWPEIMQDILSRSQERRPLPLSVNKNGSLRRYTTGICGNNILHVKQNMAAYMICISCSSLFSCHLLY, encoded by the exons ATGACAGAAGCTGATAGTGAAATTATAAAACCAGAG ATGCTAAAGGCATATGTGTGGCTTCAAACTTCTGATGGTTCGATACAGCAAGTAGAGCAAGAAGTTGCCATGTATTGCCCATTTATATCTCAAGAAATACTTGCTGGCATGGGGTCTTCCAAGAATTATCCCATCTCTCTTCCTTCACGTGTCAATCCTTCCATGCTGAGCTTGATACTTGATTACTGCCGATTCCATCAAGTGCCAGGACGTTCCAACAAG GAGAGGAAGTCATTCGATGAGAAGTTTGTTCGAATGGATACTAAAAGGCTTTGTGAACTCACATCTGCTGCTGACAGCCTACAGCTCAAGTCACTGGTTGATCTCACTAGTCGGGCTCTTGCACGGGTAATTGAAGGGAAGACTCCAGAAGAGATCCGAGAGATATTTCATCTCCCTGATGATCTTACAGAG GAGGAAAAGTTGGAACCTATCAAAAACACCATGGATGATCCGAGGATTCGGCTATTGAATAGATTGTATGCTAGGAAGAGGAAAGAATTAAAGGAAAGAGAGAGATTGAAG AATGTTGAGATTGAAGAGGAACGTGGGGATGAGCGTTCAGTCGATGACTTGTTATCATTTATTAATGGAGGTGGTGAAG ATTCTAAGGGGACCAGAACTTCTAAGAATAAAAAGAAGAGCCGTAAAAGGAAAGATCTCAAGAATGCTTCTTCAAAGTGCACGAGTACTTCAAACAATACCTCTTCTTTAAGCAATGATGTAGATGTGAACAAGAAG GAAACAAATGAGCTTCATTCCGAGTCTG CTGAAGATGAGTTTGATGGGATTGATCCtgtattaaaagaaaaacttgATAG GGAAGTAGAAGACTTTGCGAGAAGGTTAAATTCAGATTGGCCAGAAATAATGCAAGATATTCTTTCTCGGAGTCAGGAGAGAAGACCATTACCATTATCAGTTAATAAAAATGGTTCCTTGAGGAGATATACAA CAGGAATCTGTGGCAATAACATCTTGCACGTCAAGCAAAATATGGCCGCTTATATGATTTGTATCTCTTGTTCTTCCCTTTTCTCTTGTCATTTGCTCTACTGA
- the LOC121798785 gene encoding SKP1-like protein 21 isoform X3 encodes MTEADSEIIKPEMLKAYVWLQTSDGSIQQVEQEVAMYCPFISQEILAGMGSSKNYPISLPSRVNPSMLSLILDYCRFHQVPGRSNKERKSFDEKFVRMDTKRLCELTSAADSLQLKSLVDLTSRALARVIEGKTPEEIREIFHLPDDLTEEEKLEPIKNTMDDPRIRLLNRLYARKRKELKERERLKNVEIEEERGDERSVDDLLSFINGGGEDSKGTRTSKNKKKSRKRKDLKNASSKCTSTSNNTSSLSNDVDVNKKETNELHSESGNPSLHNKLLNDVCNATKLLDIENDGLAAEDEFDGIDPVLKEKLDREVEDFARRLNSDWPEIMQDILSRSQERRPLPLSVNKNGSLRRYTTGICGNNILHVKQNMAAYMICSDQPHK; translated from the exons ATGACAGAAGCTGATAGTGAAATTATAAAACCAGAG ATGCTAAAGGCATATGTGTGGCTTCAAACTTCTGATGGTTCGATACAGCAAGTAGAGCAAGAAGTTGCCATGTATTGCCCATTTATATCTCAAGAAATACTTGCTGGCATGGGGTCTTCCAAGAATTATCCCATCTCTCTTCCTTCACGTGTCAATCCTTCCATGCTGAGCTTGATACTTGATTACTGCCGATTCCATCAAGTGCCAGGACGTTCCAACAAG GAGAGGAAGTCATTCGATGAGAAGTTTGTTCGAATGGATACTAAAAGGCTTTGTGAACTCACATCTGCTGCTGACAGCCTACAGCTCAAGTCACTGGTTGATCTCACTAGTCGGGCTCTTGCACGGGTAATTGAAGGGAAGACTCCAGAAGAGATCCGAGAGATATTTCATCTCCCTGATGATCTTACAGAG GAGGAAAAGTTGGAACCTATCAAAAACACCATGGATGATCCGAGGATTCGGCTATTGAATAGATTGTATGCTAGGAAGAGGAAAGAATTAAAGGAAAGAGAGAGATTGAAG AATGTTGAGATTGAAGAGGAACGTGGGGATGAGCGTTCAGTCGATGACTTGTTATCATTTATTAATGGAGGTGGTGAAG ATTCTAAGGGGACCAGAACTTCTAAGAATAAAAAGAAGAGCCGTAAAAGGAAAGATCTCAAGAATGCTTCTTCAAAGTGCACGAGTACTTCAAACAATACCTCTTCTTTAAGCAATGATGTAGATGTGAACAAGAAG GAAACAAATGAGCTTCATTCCGAGTCTGGTAATCCTTCATTACATAACAAGCTTCTTAATGATGTTTGTAATGCAACTAAGTTGCTCGACATTGAAAATGATGGATTAGCAGCTGAAGATGAGTTTGATGGGATTGATCCtgtattaaaagaaaaacttgATAG GGAAGTAGAAGACTTTGCGAGAAGGTTAAATTCAGATTGGCCAGAAATAATGCAAGATATTCTTTCTCGGAGTCAGGAGAGAAGACCATTACCATTATCAGTTAATAAAAATGGTTCCTTGAGGAGATATACAA CAGGAATCTGTGGCAATAACATCTTGCACGTCAAGCAAAATATGGCCGCTTATATGATTT GTTCAGATCAGCCCCACAAATGA
- the LOC121798785 gene encoding SKP1-like protein 21 isoform X4 codes for MTEADSEIIKPEMLKAYVWLQTSDGSIQQVEQEVAMYCPFISQEILAGMGSSKNYPISLPSRVNPSMLSLILDYCRFHQVPGRSNKERKSFDEKFVRMDTKRLCELTSAADSLQLKSLVDLTSRALARVIEGKTPEEIREIFHLPDDLTEEEKLEPIKNTMDDPRIRLLNRLYARKRKELKERERLKNVEIEEERGDERSVDDLLSFINGGGEDSKGTRTSKNKKKSRKRKDLKNASSKCTSTSNNTSSLSNDVDVNKKETNELHSESGNPSLHNKLLNDVCNATKLLDIENDGLAAEDEFDGIDPVLKEKLDREVEDFARRLNSDWPEIMQDILSRSQERRPLPLSVNKNGSLRRYTRICGNNILHVKQNMAAYMICSDQPHK; via the exons ATGACAGAAGCTGATAGTGAAATTATAAAACCAGAG ATGCTAAAGGCATATGTGTGGCTTCAAACTTCTGATGGTTCGATACAGCAAGTAGAGCAAGAAGTTGCCATGTATTGCCCATTTATATCTCAAGAAATACTTGCTGGCATGGGGTCTTCCAAGAATTATCCCATCTCTCTTCCTTCACGTGTCAATCCTTCCATGCTGAGCTTGATACTTGATTACTGCCGATTCCATCAAGTGCCAGGACGTTCCAACAAG GAGAGGAAGTCATTCGATGAGAAGTTTGTTCGAATGGATACTAAAAGGCTTTGTGAACTCACATCTGCTGCTGACAGCCTACAGCTCAAGTCACTGGTTGATCTCACTAGTCGGGCTCTTGCACGGGTAATTGAAGGGAAGACTCCAGAAGAGATCCGAGAGATATTTCATCTCCCTGATGATCTTACAGAG GAGGAAAAGTTGGAACCTATCAAAAACACCATGGATGATCCGAGGATTCGGCTATTGAATAGATTGTATGCTAGGAAGAGGAAAGAATTAAAGGAAAGAGAGAGATTGAAG AATGTTGAGATTGAAGAGGAACGTGGGGATGAGCGTTCAGTCGATGACTTGTTATCATTTATTAATGGAGGTGGTGAAG ATTCTAAGGGGACCAGAACTTCTAAGAATAAAAAGAAGAGCCGTAAAAGGAAAGATCTCAAGAATGCTTCTTCAAAGTGCACGAGTACTTCAAACAATACCTCTTCTTTAAGCAATGATGTAGATGTGAACAAGAAG GAAACAAATGAGCTTCATTCCGAGTCTGGTAATCCTTCATTACATAACAAGCTTCTTAATGATGTTTGTAATGCAACTAAGTTGCTCGACATTGAAAATGATGGATTAGCAGCTGAAGATGAGTTTGATGGGATTGATCCtgtattaaaagaaaaacttgATAG GGAAGTAGAAGACTTTGCGAGAAGGTTAAATTCAGATTGGCCAGAAATAATGCAAGATATTCTTTCTCGGAGTCAGGAGAGAAGACCATTACCATTATCAGTTAATAAAAATGGTTCCTTGAGGAGATATACAA GAATCTGTGGCAATAACATCTTGCACGTCAAGCAAAATATGGCCGCTTATATGATTT GTTCAGATCAGCCCCACAAATGA
- the LOC121798784 gene encoding U-box domain-containing protein 33-like, translating into MAVMEIPGAVNIIRYREIDLARLSLRGSMRGEPEIVQELEPRTTPSPALREEMMYVALGKDVKESEKTLMWALHNSRGMKICVLHIHQPAQKIPVLGTKVAISRLQENQVNAYHENERQDMVKIIDKYIRVCERSGVRAEKLCKEMDSIEKGIVQLIYEHQIKWLVMGAAADKSYSRKMKEPKSKKAIHVRLEAPPFCQIWFICKGNRIYTRESKLDGINIDVDSPPVQASPNSEAVQTWRSRSLAEGERGQMELQSSATNHRRFMSENNGMHFSSPGRGSPHSNLNEERNSDWDNQSRRTPSVGSRFSTCSSSEIIDDSIVSRLSSTHVHGEYRSSSVTSSAIDGNMDDELYTRLEQFVEEAQSSRKEAYEESLKRKKAEKDAIDAFCRAKESNAMHVEEQRHRREIEEALSRAREEADNMKWQLREVTEALRVAKEQKLSLEHQIADSDNMVEQLEPKMYAAVELLQRYKKERDELQVERDSALKAAGDLRKRQAEEASSSSVSQFFSEFSFFEIEEATAHFSQTLKIGEGGYGSIYRGELRHTQVAIKMLHPNSSQGPFEFQQEVHILSKLRHPNIITLVGACPEAWALVYEYLSNGSLEDRLACRNNTPPLPWKTRICIAAELCSSLIFLHSCRPEGIVHGDLKPANVLLDGNFVSKLSDFGICRKLPHEELSENTTLCWMTEPKGTLLYMDPEFLATGELTSKSDVYSFGIILLRLLTGRPALGITKEVQYALDNGNLKDLLDPTAGDWPFVQAKQLAHLALSCADKNRGSRPELASEVWRVLEPMKRFCGGSSILGSEEQRQIPAYFICPIFQEIMQDPVVAADGFTYELEALRGWLESGHDTSPMTNLKLPNSDLVPNHTLRSAIQEWLHQC; encoded by the exons ATGGCTGTGATGGAAATTCCGGGGGCCGTTAACATAATTCGGTACCGGGAGATCGATTTGGCTCGTTTGAGTTTGAGAGGAAGTATGAGGGGTGAGCCGGAAATTGTGCAAGAATTGGAGCCCAGAACGACGCCGTCTCCGGCTCTTAGGGAGGAGATGATGTATGTGGCTTTGGGGAAAGATGTGAAGGAGAGTGAGAAGACGCTGATGTGGGCCTTGCATAATTCTAGAGGGATGAAGATTTGTGTTCTTCATATCCATCAACCTGCTCAGAAAATACCAGTGT TGGGTACTAAGGTTGCAATCAGTAGGTTGCAAGAAAATCAAGTAAACGCGTATCATGAAAATGAAAGACAAGATATGGTTAAGATTATTGACAAGTATATCCGAGTATGTGAACGATCAGGG gTGAGAGCTGAGAAACTGTGCAAAGAAATGGACTCTATTGAGAAAGGCATAGTCCAGCTCATATACGAACATCAGATAAAATGGCTTGTCATGGGAGCAGCAGCTGATAAATCTTATTCGAG AAAAATGAAGGAGCCCAAGTCTAAGAAAGCAATCCATGTGCGCTTGGAAGCACCTCCTTTCTGCCAAATTTGGTTCATATGCAAAGGAAACCGCATTTATACAAG GGAAAGTAAATTAGATGGAATTAACATAGATGTAGACTCTCCACCAGTTCAAGCAAGTCCGAATTCTGAAGCTGTGCAGACCTGGAGATCACGCTCACTTGCTGAAGGGGAAAGGGGTCAAATGGAGCTTCAAAGTTCAGCAACCAATCATCGTAGGTTTATGTCTGAAAATAATGGTATGCACTTTAGCAGCCCGGGAAGAGGTTCTCCTCATAGCAATTTGAATGAAGAACGTAACTCTGACTGGGACAACCAATCAAGGAGAACTCCTTCAGTAGGTTCACGCTTTTCTACATGTTCGTCTAGTGAAATAATTGATGATTCGATTGTAAGCCGCCTTTCAAGCACTCACGTCCATGGGGAGTATCGTTCATCTTCAGTGACATCCAGTGCTATA GATGGCAATATGGATGATGAACTGTATACTAGGCTTGAGCAATTTGTAGAGGAAGCACAAAGTTCCCGGAAAGAAGCTTATGAGGAATCACTCAAGCGTAAGAAAGCTGAAAAAGATGCCATTGATGCTTTTTGCCGA GCCAAAGAATCTAACGCGATGCATGTTGAGGAGCAAAGACACAGAAGAGAAATCGAAGAAGCACTATCAAGAGCTAGAGAAGAAGCTGATAATATGAAATGGCAACTCCGTGAGGTCACGGAAGCACTCAGAGTTGCCAAGGAACAGAAGCTTTCCCTAGAGCATCAAATTGCGGATTCCGATAACATGGTGGAGCAGCTGGAACCAAAAATGTATGCAGCTGTTGAACTTTTGCAGAGGTacaaaaaggaaagagatgAATTACAGGTTGAGAGAGATAGTGCCCTCAAGGCGGCGGGGGATCTGAGGAAAAGACAAGCCGAGGAAGCATCAAGTTCATCTGTATCTCAGTTCTTTTCCGAGTTCTCTTTCTTCGAAATTGAAGAGGCAACAGCACACTTTAGCCAAACCTTGAAGATCGGTGAAGGCGGTTATGGGAGTATATATCGAGGGGAGCTTCGACATACTCAAGTAGCTATAAAAATGTTGCATCCAAATAGCTCGCAAGGACCTTTCGAATTTCAGCAGGAG GTACATATCCTGAGTAAGCTGAGGCATCCAAACATAATCACCTTGGTAGGAGCTTGCCCGGAAGCTTGGGCCCTCGTTTATGAGTACCTATCTAATGGAAGTCTTGAAGATCGCCTCGCTTGCAGAAACAATACACCGCCATTGCCATGGAAAACTAGAATCTGTATAGCAGCAGAGCTATGCTCTTCTCTGATCTTTTTGCATTCTTGCcgccctgagggaattgtccatGGTGATCTGAAGCCTGCCAATGTACTGCTTGATGGAAACTTTGTTTCCAAGCTTAGTGATTTTGGAATATGCCGCAAGCTCCCCCATGAAGAATTATCAGAAAACACGACGCTATGTTGGATGACAGAACCAAAGGGGACACTTCTGTACATGGATCCGGAATTCCTCGCAACAGGAGAGCTCACTTCAAAGTCTGACGTGTATTCCTTTGGAATTATATTATTGCGGTTGTTAACAGGACGACCTGCACTGGGGATAACCAAGGAAGTCCAATATGCATTAGATAACGGTAACTTGAAAGATCTACTCGACCCAACAGCTGGTGACTGGCCATTCGTGCAAGCAAAACAGTTAGCTCACCTCGCCCTCAGCTGTGCTGACAAGAACCGTGGTTCTCGGCCAGAACTTGCTTCTGAGGTGTGGAGGGTGCTCGAACCAATGAAAAGATTCTGCGGAGGTTCGTCCATCCTTGGCTCTGAAGAGCAGAGACAGATTCCGGCATACTTCATCTGTCCTATCTTTCAG GAAATCATGCAAGATCCTGTGGTTGCAGCTGATGGGTTTACGTATGAATTGGAAGCGTTAAGGGGATGGCTGGAGAGTGGGCATGATACATCACCCATGACTAACTTAAAGCTTCCAAACTCCGATCTGGTGCCTAACCACACTCTCCGTTCTGCAATACAAGAGTGGCTGCACCAATGTTGA
- the LOC121798785 gene encoding SKP1-like protein 21 isoform X5, with amino-acid sequence MTEADSEIIKPEMLKAYVWLQTSDGSIQQVEQEVAMYCPFISQEILAGMGSSKNYPISLPSRVNPSMLSLILDYCRFHQVPGRSNKERKSFDEKFVRMDTKRLCELTSAADSLQLKSLVDLTSRALARVIEGKTPEEIREIFHLPDDLTEEEKLEPIKNTMDDPRIRLLNRLYARKRKELKERERLKNVEIEEERGDERSVDDLLSFINGGGEDSKGTRTSKNKKKSRKRKDLKNASSKCTSTSNNTSSLSNDVDVNKKETNELHSESGNPSLHNKLLNDVCNATKLLDIENDGLAAEDEFDGIDPVLKEKLDREVEDFARRLNSDWPEIMQDILSRSQERRPLPLSVNKNGSLRRYTSSDQPHK; translated from the exons ATGACAGAAGCTGATAGTGAAATTATAAAACCAGAG ATGCTAAAGGCATATGTGTGGCTTCAAACTTCTGATGGTTCGATACAGCAAGTAGAGCAAGAAGTTGCCATGTATTGCCCATTTATATCTCAAGAAATACTTGCTGGCATGGGGTCTTCCAAGAATTATCCCATCTCTCTTCCTTCACGTGTCAATCCTTCCATGCTGAGCTTGATACTTGATTACTGCCGATTCCATCAAGTGCCAGGACGTTCCAACAAG GAGAGGAAGTCATTCGATGAGAAGTTTGTTCGAATGGATACTAAAAGGCTTTGTGAACTCACATCTGCTGCTGACAGCCTACAGCTCAAGTCACTGGTTGATCTCACTAGTCGGGCTCTTGCACGGGTAATTGAAGGGAAGACTCCAGAAGAGATCCGAGAGATATTTCATCTCCCTGATGATCTTACAGAG GAGGAAAAGTTGGAACCTATCAAAAACACCATGGATGATCCGAGGATTCGGCTATTGAATAGATTGTATGCTAGGAAGAGGAAAGAATTAAAGGAAAGAGAGAGATTGAAG AATGTTGAGATTGAAGAGGAACGTGGGGATGAGCGTTCAGTCGATGACTTGTTATCATTTATTAATGGAGGTGGTGAAG ATTCTAAGGGGACCAGAACTTCTAAGAATAAAAAGAAGAGCCGTAAAAGGAAAGATCTCAAGAATGCTTCTTCAAAGTGCACGAGTACTTCAAACAATACCTCTTCTTTAAGCAATGATGTAGATGTGAACAAGAAG GAAACAAATGAGCTTCATTCCGAGTCTGGTAATCCTTCATTACATAACAAGCTTCTTAATGATGTTTGTAATGCAACTAAGTTGCTCGACATTGAAAATGATGGATTAGCAGCTGAAGATGAGTTTGATGGGATTGATCCtgtattaaaagaaaaacttgATAG GGAAGTAGAAGACTTTGCGAGAAGGTTAAATTCAGATTGGCCAGAAATAATGCAAGATATTCTTTCTCGGAGTCAGGAGAGAAGACCATTACCATTATCAGTTAATAAAAATGGTTCCTTGAGGAGATATACAA GTTCAGATCAGCCCCACAAATGA
- the LOC121798785 gene encoding SKP1-like protein 21 isoform X1, whose product MTEADSEIIKPEMLKAYVWLQTSDGSIQQVEQEVAMYCPFISQEILAGMGSSKNYPISLPSRVNPSMLSLILDYCRFHQVPGRSNKERKSFDEKFVRMDTKRLCELTSAADSLQLKSLVDLTSRALARVIEGKTPEEIREIFHLPDDLTEEEKLEPIKNTMDDPRIRLLNRLYARKRKELKERERLKNVEIEEERGDERSVDDLLSFINGGGEDSKGTRTSKNKKKSRKRKDLKNASSKCTSTSNNTSSLSNDVDVNKKETNELHSESGNPSLHNKLLNDVCNATKLLDIENDGLAAEDEFDGIDPVLKEKLDREVEDFARRLNSDWPEIMQDILSRSQERRPLPLSVNKNGSLRRYTTGICGNNILHVKQNMAAYMICISCSSLFSCHLLY is encoded by the exons ATGACAGAAGCTGATAGTGAAATTATAAAACCAGAG ATGCTAAAGGCATATGTGTGGCTTCAAACTTCTGATGGTTCGATACAGCAAGTAGAGCAAGAAGTTGCCATGTATTGCCCATTTATATCTCAAGAAATACTTGCTGGCATGGGGTCTTCCAAGAATTATCCCATCTCTCTTCCTTCACGTGTCAATCCTTCCATGCTGAGCTTGATACTTGATTACTGCCGATTCCATCAAGTGCCAGGACGTTCCAACAAG GAGAGGAAGTCATTCGATGAGAAGTTTGTTCGAATGGATACTAAAAGGCTTTGTGAACTCACATCTGCTGCTGACAGCCTACAGCTCAAGTCACTGGTTGATCTCACTAGTCGGGCTCTTGCACGGGTAATTGAAGGGAAGACTCCAGAAGAGATCCGAGAGATATTTCATCTCCCTGATGATCTTACAGAG GAGGAAAAGTTGGAACCTATCAAAAACACCATGGATGATCCGAGGATTCGGCTATTGAATAGATTGTATGCTAGGAAGAGGAAAGAATTAAAGGAAAGAGAGAGATTGAAG AATGTTGAGATTGAAGAGGAACGTGGGGATGAGCGTTCAGTCGATGACTTGTTATCATTTATTAATGGAGGTGGTGAAG ATTCTAAGGGGACCAGAACTTCTAAGAATAAAAAGAAGAGCCGTAAAAGGAAAGATCTCAAGAATGCTTCTTCAAAGTGCACGAGTACTTCAAACAATACCTCTTCTTTAAGCAATGATGTAGATGTGAACAAGAAG GAAACAAATGAGCTTCATTCCGAGTCTGGTAATCCTTCATTACATAACAAGCTTCTTAATGATGTTTGTAATGCAACTAAGTTGCTCGACATTGAAAATGATGGATTAGCAGCTGAAGATGAGTTTGATGGGATTGATCCtgtattaaaagaaaaacttgATAG GGAAGTAGAAGACTTTGCGAGAAGGTTAAATTCAGATTGGCCAGAAATAATGCAAGATATTCTTTCTCGGAGTCAGGAGAGAAGACCATTACCATTATCAGTTAATAAAAATGGTTCCTTGAGGAGATATACAA CAGGAATCTGTGGCAATAACATCTTGCACGTCAAGCAAAATATGGCCGCTTATATGATTTGTATCTCTTGTTCTTCCCTTTTCTCTTGTCATTTGCTCTACTGA
- the LOC121798785 gene encoding SKP1-like protein 21 isoform X6, whose amino-acid sequence MTEADSEIIKPEMLKAYVWLQTSDGSIQQVEQEVAMYCPFISQEILAGMGSSKNYPISLPSRVNPSMLSLILDYCRFHQVPGRSNKERKSFDEKFVRMDTKRLCELTSAADSLQLKSLVDLTSRALARVIEGKTPEEIREIFHLPDDLTEEEKLEPIKNTMDDPRIRLLNRLYARKRKELKERERLKNVEIEEERGDERSVDDLLSFINGGGEDSKGTRTSKNKKKSRKRKDLKNASSKCTSTSNNTSSLSNDVDVNKKETNELHSESAAEDEFDGIDPVLKEKLDREVEDFARRLNSDWPEIMQDILSRSQERRPLPLSVNKNGSLRRYTTGICGNNILHVKQNMAAYMICISCSSLFSCHLLY is encoded by the exons ATGACAGAAGCTGATAGTGAAATTATAAAACCAGAG ATGCTAAAGGCATATGTGTGGCTTCAAACTTCTGATGGTTCGATACAGCAAGTAGAGCAAGAAGTTGCCATGTATTGCCCATTTATATCTCAAGAAATACTTGCTGGCATGGGGTCTTCCAAGAATTATCCCATCTCTCTTCCTTCACGTGTCAATCCTTCCATGCTGAGCTTGATACTTGATTACTGCCGATTCCATCAAGTGCCAGGACGTTCCAACAAG GAGAGGAAGTCATTCGATGAGAAGTTTGTTCGAATGGATACTAAAAGGCTTTGTGAACTCACATCTGCTGCTGACAGCCTACAGCTCAAGTCACTGGTTGATCTCACTAGTCGGGCTCTTGCACGGGTAATTGAAGGGAAGACTCCAGAAGAGATCCGAGAGATATTTCATCTCCCTGATGATCTTACAGAG GAGGAAAAGTTGGAACCTATCAAAAACACCATGGATGATCCGAGGATTCGGCTATTGAATAGATTGTATGCTAGGAAGAGGAAAGAATTAAAGGAAAGAGAGAGATTGAAG AATGTTGAGATTGAAGAGGAACGTGGGGATGAGCGTTCAGTCGATGACTTGTTATCATTTATTAATGGAGGTGGTGAAG ATTCTAAGGGGACCAGAACTTCTAAGAATAAAAAGAAGAGCCGTAAAAGGAAAGATCTCAAGAATGCTTCTTCAAAGTGCACGAGTACTTCAAACAATACCTCTTCTTTAAGCAATGATGTAGATGTGAACAAGAAG GAAACAAATGAGCTTCATTCCGAGTCTG CAGCTGAAGATGAGTTTGATGGGATTGATCCtgtattaaaagaaaaacttgATAG GGAAGTAGAAGACTTTGCGAGAAGGTTAAATTCAGATTGGCCAGAAATAATGCAAGATATTCTTTCTCGGAGTCAGGAGAGAAGACCATTACCATTATCAGTTAATAAAAATGGTTCCTTGAGGAGATATACAA CAGGAATCTGTGGCAATAACATCTTGCACGTCAAGCAAAATATGGCCGCTTATATGATTTGTATCTCTTGTTCTTCCCTTTTCTCTTGTCATTTGCTCTACTGA
- the LOC121798785 gene encoding SKP1-like protein 21 isoform X2, translating into MTEADSEIIKPEMLKAYVWLQTSDGSIQQVEQEVAMYCPFISQEILAGMGSSKNYPISLPSRVNPSMLSLILDYCRFHQVPGRSNKERKSFDEKFVRMDTKRLCELTSAADSLQLKSLVDLTSRALARVIEGKTPEEIREIFHLPDDLTEEEKLEPIKNTMDDPRIRLLNRLYARKRKELKERERLKNVEIEEERGDERSVDDLLSFINGGGEDSKGTRTSKNKKKSRKRKDLKNASSKCTSTSNNTSSLSNDVDVNKKETNELHSESGNPSLHNKLLNDVCNATKLLDIENDGLAAEDEFDGIDPVLKEKLDREVEDFARRLNSDWPEIMQDILSRSQERRPLPLSVNKNGSLRRYTRICGNNILHVKQNMAAYMICISCSSLFSCHLLY; encoded by the exons ATGACAGAAGCTGATAGTGAAATTATAAAACCAGAG ATGCTAAAGGCATATGTGTGGCTTCAAACTTCTGATGGTTCGATACAGCAAGTAGAGCAAGAAGTTGCCATGTATTGCCCATTTATATCTCAAGAAATACTTGCTGGCATGGGGTCTTCCAAGAATTATCCCATCTCTCTTCCTTCACGTGTCAATCCTTCCATGCTGAGCTTGATACTTGATTACTGCCGATTCCATCAAGTGCCAGGACGTTCCAACAAG GAGAGGAAGTCATTCGATGAGAAGTTTGTTCGAATGGATACTAAAAGGCTTTGTGAACTCACATCTGCTGCTGACAGCCTACAGCTCAAGTCACTGGTTGATCTCACTAGTCGGGCTCTTGCACGGGTAATTGAAGGGAAGACTCCAGAAGAGATCCGAGAGATATTTCATCTCCCTGATGATCTTACAGAG GAGGAAAAGTTGGAACCTATCAAAAACACCATGGATGATCCGAGGATTCGGCTATTGAATAGATTGTATGCTAGGAAGAGGAAAGAATTAAAGGAAAGAGAGAGATTGAAG AATGTTGAGATTGAAGAGGAACGTGGGGATGAGCGTTCAGTCGATGACTTGTTATCATTTATTAATGGAGGTGGTGAAG ATTCTAAGGGGACCAGAACTTCTAAGAATAAAAAGAAGAGCCGTAAAAGGAAAGATCTCAAGAATGCTTCTTCAAAGTGCACGAGTACTTCAAACAATACCTCTTCTTTAAGCAATGATGTAGATGTGAACAAGAAG GAAACAAATGAGCTTCATTCCGAGTCTGGTAATCCTTCATTACATAACAAGCTTCTTAATGATGTTTGTAATGCAACTAAGTTGCTCGACATTGAAAATGATGGATTAGCAGCTGAAGATGAGTTTGATGGGATTGATCCtgtattaaaagaaaaacttgATAG GGAAGTAGAAGACTTTGCGAGAAGGTTAAATTCAGATTGGCCAGAAATAATGCAAGATATTCTTTCTCGGAGTCAGGAGAGAAGACCATTACCATTATCAGTTAATAAAAATGGTTCCTTGAGGAGATATACAA GAATCTGTGGCAATAACATCTTGCACGTCAAGCAAAATATGGCCGCTTATATGATTTGTATCTCTTGTTCTTCCCTTTTCTCTTGTCATTTGCTCTACTGA